A single Bacilli bacterium PM5-9 DNA region contains:
- a CDS encoding tRNA-specific 2-thiouridylase (product_source=KO:K00566; cath_funfam=2.30.30.280,2.40.30.10,3.40.50.620; cog=COG0482; ko=KO:K00566; pfam=PF03054; superfamily=52402; tigrfam=TIGR00420) → MKKRVLLGISGGVDSAVAAKVLLDQGYEVVGGFMRNWDSTANNDIMGNPTLNDNICPQEVDYNDAKEVCKQLGIDIVRIDFVNEYWDHVFTYFINEYKLGRTPNPDILCNKFIKFDQFLNFALKNNFDYIAMGHYCGVEHTENGSYLIKAKDTNKDQTYFLSQLSQYQLSKSLFPLANYTKQEIREIASSLDLVVASKKDSTGICFIGERNFKSFLANYIPAQPGNIVDYSTKKVVGQHSGVMYYTIGQSKGLGIGGQKEFSNGKWYVMGKDLEKKVLYVSNDSEQAFLKCDKALIVDIQINNNDFIGIKECNAKFRYRQQEYPVSIEWIDETSAYVYSENLPLGITIGQACVFYSDKYCCGGGTIDKIYLEDKEINYV, encoded by the coding sequence GCAGTAGCTGCAAAAGTATTATTAGACCAGGGTTATGAAGTTGTAGGTGGTTTCATGAGAAATTGGGATAGTACAGCAAATAATGATATAATGGGTAATCCAACATTAAATGATAATATTTGTCCACAGGAAGTAGACTATAACGATGCAAAAGAGGTTTGTAAACAACTTGGAATTGATATTGTAAGAATTGATTTTGTTAATGAATACTGGGATCATGTTTTTACATATTTTATTAATGAATACAAATTAGGACGTACTCCTAATCCAGATATTTTATGTAATAAATTTATTAAATTTGATCAATTTTTAAACTTTGCTTTAAAAAATAATTTTGATTATATTGCAATGGGACATTATTGTGGTGTTGAGCATACAGAAAACGGAAGCTATTTAATAAAGGCAAAAGATACAAATAAAGATCAAACATATTTTTTATCACAGTTAAGCCAATACCAATTATCTAAATCATTGTTTCCACTAGCAAATTATACGAAACAAGAAATTAGAGAAATTGCAAGTTCATTAGATTTAGTAGTTGCAAGCAAAAAAGATAGCACTGGAATTTGTTTTATAGGTGAAAGAAATTTTAAAAGCTTTTTAGCTAATTATATTCCTGCACAACCAGGAAATATAGTTGATTATTCAACAAAAAAAGTTGTAGGACAGCATAGTGGTGTTATGTATTATACAATTGGACAATCAAAAGGATTAGGAATTGGTGGTCAAAAAGAGTTTTCTAATGGAAAATGGTATGTTATGGGAAAAGATTTAGAAAAAAAGGTATTGTATGTTTCTAATGATAGTGAGCAAGCATTTTTAAAATGTGATAAAGCATTAATAGTTGATATTCAAATAAATAATAATGATTTTATAGGAATAAAAGAGTGTAATGCAAAGTTTAGATATCGACAACAAGAATATCCTGTTAGTATTGAGTGGATTGATGAAACTAGTGCATATGTTTATTCTGAAAATTTACCATTAGGAATAACAATCGGTCAAGCATGTGTATTTTATAGTGATAAATATTGTTGTGGTGGAGGAACAATTGATAAAATATATTTAGAAGATAAGGAAATAAATTATGTCTAA